In Thunnus thynnus chromosome 17, fThuThy2.1, whole genome shotgun sequence, the genomic window TAGGACAGCGGGGACGGTGAGCGGAATGGCTCGGCAGCAGATGGGTTTATAAGCCGCAGCGCACCcaactctgattggctgatttgAGCGGAAGCGTGCTGACAAAGGGTGTCACCATTAGCTCGCGTGCACTGAGGAGGATCACTCCACTTCTCATCGCATCTGACCGTGATCCTCCGTCGTGCAAGACTCACGTGGCGGATTGACAAAAGCAACATACAGTTGACATGTGTCACTGTGGCAGGAAAGAGAGACAAATGTAtaatgatgcttttttttttaacttggcACGTGTGCACGCATTTGACTGGGCTGGACTCGTTTTTCATTGATTGGTTCATTTTTGTGTGAAGTCCACTGAGGCTGTAACTGGGATTAAGGCTTATTTATGTTAATACTTCTGAGCTGGATTGAATTGATCAACTGAAACAATACAGTCTTTCAGTTAGGTTCAGTTAGTCCAGTTTCAGTAGACATACAGTCATATGTGTTTGTAACGTATCCACTCATCATATTTACCAGTAGTGATTGACAGCTATGTCATTTCCGCCCCATGGTCAATGAAACATCATCTTGACCTCTCTgcttcagcaccacggacagcgcCCCCGTTACACAGACTGTCGCACCGCAGTATTACAATCCTGCTGAGACAAGGGAAACGGTAGGCTACAACAACCCAGAGGGAGTATAAAATAGGCAATGGAAGTGTTAACAtgtaaggggaaaaaaagatcaaCAGACAACTGAACATAATAAGTGATATTCAGTTGCAGCACCGCCCACCCGGGCTGACCTTGAAGCTAATTCAGCGCCATGAAGAGCGTAACAGTCAGTATGACACAGTATATTCACAGTACACTCAGTCTCAGTGTACTCAGCCCACCTATGCTTTCTGTATTCCTTCTGTTTTTGCCAGTCTTAATGATTGGATTCAGTTATTGGGTAATGGGATCACTTAATTTCATATCCTGATGGTCGCTGTGTCAGCAGtataacaatataatacaaaGTGTATTTTAATTATGGAAAATTACATACGatgataaataatatttttcgttattttacagtgttttattggCCCTCCAGCTGTCAGAatatttctgggttttttttaagttttaaaggtttttaaaaaaaatttttttttttaaatccacagtcctccttctgtgcaaaaatgtatttaaaagctcatctgaagctaatatgaagcttaagtcatccaaatgagtcaaaccaagtagatatctttcaacgtttcACAAAACAACTCTTCCCGCTCACGATAAAAACGTTACAGTACTGTTacttcaaaaacaaaatcaccatatacAACAAGCTACTCTTTAACAGCAAATTAGCTAACATTTTACATTAGCATTAAGTTGGATTTATTTCACACCTTGCTAATGTTAAAATGCCAATGGTAGTTGCAAATGGCTTTCTAAAAGATTGAGGATAAAGTTATATTTGAAAATTTCACTCTTTGTGTGGCTTTACAGCACTGTTAAATTaggcttgtttgtttttgtacttttgtggCAGAAAAGGAAGTGAGGCACTTCTAAATTAAAGTGATGCCCCTCATGCCAGGGCCCCTTCTCTCTTCCCATGTGGCATCTCTGATGCTCATAGACCTGATTCACCATACCTGAGGTCCACAGTTGGACTATCTTGGCCCTGACAAGCATTAGTCTGTGCACCTTCAGAACCATGGAGAGCACCACGGACAGAGACTGGAATGTTCTGTTAGCACCCTGGACAGCAACAGAGAGAACAAACCATCGTGCACATGGTGTTAAAATTTTAGCATCCGAGCTTGAATTACATCCATCCTTGACTGTGGTCTTTGTGCGTCCCCACAACATTGTCAACACTACACCCACTAAGGTGCTAGAGAGTCATGCAAGCAATAATGGCATTGCCTATTATGGGGCTTCCTCCTGGATAGGAGCTCTCAAAACTCCCCAAATACCACTTCATCCCTGCACCAAATCTACTCTGCAGCAGCTGTATCACTTCAACAACTCGCTGCTGCCTGGCTGTGGTCAGGCAAAGAACTGTCTCTAAAGGGTCATAACATGAGAAAAGCGATAAATCTGGGACATTCTATACATAAAGGGCTCagagtttgcatgtttttacttCAGCAGCACATTTtagcatctatctatctatctatctatctatctatctatctatctatctatctatctatctatctataaaatCACATGacccaaaaataaacaaagacatgCATGCttgtaaagattttttttataaagtacCTGTAACAGTTGATCAAATTATTCTTATTTCTcacatacatattcatacatcCACATAGTAACAGACTGCAGCATCAGTACTCTAGTAACACTAGTAGCCTTGACTTTTGTTCAACAAAGATTCTTGTATACACAATATGATTCACAaatgaaaaggaaggaaaacCATAATAAcgtcatcatcattatcataaGCTTCATATGTTACACAATAGTTTTTGTCTTGTACGTGTTGCAAATATGGCACATAGTTATGAGTTGATCAGTGATGAGATCATGTATGGGAGGAGTGGGAGGGGTGTCAACTCATACTTCTCCCTCTAATTCTAGAAAAAGGTTCATTCCCAGGGTGAGTTTTCCTTTCCTTGTCACCTCTTCTGGTAGGACTGAAGCAGGTGGAAgcaaaaattgtgaaaaacttCAAAGGACTTTTGCTCATCAGTTCTACTGTTTAACAGAGGAATACATCATCACTCATCTTGTCTGTCAAAAGCTGCCATCTGACTTCCACATGGTACTGACTAATCAAAATGTAATACTGAAtactaagtgtgtgtgttgggggggtggggggtggggtgtaTTCTCCACGCAGGATAGTGTgttgaattttaatttaatagaAATAGTAGAATTGACCATTCGCTAAACCAAAACAGCTTGTCTAATAGCTTAGCGACTATAACTGGGCATGAcaggcctgtcaagctttggatttctccacatgttgaagttGGAGTCAGAGTGATACTCATTTAAAGAGTTTGGAGGGTGGTGTCTTTTTTGGTAGCCTTTCCAAAACCAGAAGCACAAGTGTAAAGAATagtttaaactgtgtgtttatctgctctaaCATACattgcaaatgttagcatgtccGTCTAACTAGTTTATTACCAACAGTAATAAATGAGTGTTACTCAAAGAGCTTATTGACCAATTGTGGGGTTACAagtttcataaaaacaaaaaggccCATTCCCAAGTATTTCTCCACTGGCAGCCAGCCTTGAAGACAGAGTTTAGGGTAACATTAGCAGTTCTGTCTCTTAATTGGATTTGGGAAAATTGAGCACTTAATCCTCATCCTAAAAGCCTTTTCTCATGTAGTATGTAAGCTAAACAGTACCAAAAATTGTCCCATACAATATCATGTATGCAGAcatcaagtgcatatttaacAAGATTCCCATTTAAAAGCGAGTTAGCTGGAAACACTAAAAAGTCAGCTTTCAATTAACTCATGAAGCTATTGTTAGATTAATTAGCTACAGGTAATAAATCTGCCCAGGTATGTTGTCTTTTCAGACACCAAAGTCGATAGTCAGTGActagaaatgagaagcctgcttattgtcttcctctgtctgaaatcaaggacccaCTGCTTAGCGAATGGTCaattaaacctttaaaaaatcGACACTATGTAACAGTTTGTTATTTCAacataaatattcattattattcCACTAAATTTGTGTGGTATTCAATTCATTGCTTTGTAGAAATTTTGCATTGTATTGTAGATTACTGTGTTGAAGTTGAATTTGAACATGTCTTTTATCAGTTAACCTGCAGTGATAGATCCCACCAAACCTACTACTTACAGTTTGGATCATCAAGTTccacaaattaagaaaaaaaaaatcaactgttTTCTTGGGAATGCCATTCAGATAAATGCTACTTGTCTAGTGTTCAACCCATCAAAAACAGCTAGGAGGAAGGACATGTAAACAAGCTTGTTTGCCATGGATTCATTCTTCATGTGCATATTTGTCTCATGAGGTCTGGCTCTGGATCAaggctacatttttttttacagcatggTACCTACTGTAGCCCAGTCAGTTATCAtctgaacacaaaacaaaattagagtTAAAACATCACCTGCATCGTGGAGACACCCAGTCTGGAAACAGGCATGGCATTCTTTTGTGTTAATAAGGTTTTAAAATTCCATTTcccatgtttttatgtgaaaagGGAAcatcatttttgtatttttaaatcatatCAGAGAGCAGGCCAAATACAATTTTTCAGAAATTATAAAGTCACTAACAGAATGCTGAATGCTCCAGCTTTGGTTGACCCCAATTTTGGCTTACATTTTGCAAAGTGACACATAAAAGTGTATTAAAATCACAAGATTTCCATTTTGACACCACGTCCTTGTTATATCAACAAAGTCCTTCTTTTCTGGTCTACATCTCTGATACATGATGCAGCAACATCGTGAAAAAGCGTATTCATGAAATTCCTTTATAGTCTGTCTTGTTCAGCAGTCTGAGACTTTCAACTGGCTCATGTTCTTTAtttcttatgtttttgttgtttttttgtatgaaataatGAGTCTTTAGAATGATATGGCACAAGATATCTGCCCTGTTTGAGAAGGCAGAGCTTCTCAAAAGTTGAAGACAGTTTATTGGCTACGGTTAGACTTAGTgatgtgacatcatcaaggcAAGGAATCTCTCCAGAAGGGAACACGTGGAGCATCTGTATCTCCCAAAAAAGTTTCATCCTGACACAGTTAACTCCTTACAGCAGTccttaaaggggcactccaccaattttagACATGAAGTTCAATTTACTACtaagcctgtgaaaacagttgtttcATGTCTAATGTAGCTCTGAAGGGAGTGttagtaaaaaaataattttatgtaGATTTTTTACTAGCCCCATCTCTAGTATAACTGGTTTCTCAATGGGGAGCTATTTAATCTGGGAGGGGTCTTTTAGGCCCCTCAGCACCATGGAACCAAGAACAGTAGAAAtcctgtaaaacaaatgaaggtGCAACGCTTTGCCTTTATTATTATGTGCAGCATAAGCAGGGACACAGCTAGCCTGTCACACATATCCTTCATTAGAGAGCCCTTGTGCCGAGTCGCCATGATGTCACATCAAGGAGTCTAGCTTTCAGCAGTTCAGCGTGGCGACCGCTCAGTCTCTTCTGTAACGTGTGGTGCGGTGTGCCCAACACAAAGCAGCATGCTAGGAAACCTATAGAAGCACACATGCATGTCAAACAACTCAGTGAATAAGTAAGCCATCAGGTCAGCGGACCAGAGAGTCTCTAAATATGGGACGACTGGACTGGACCGCAccagacaggacaggacaggttCAAATCAGACCAGAGCggataaacagagagagagaatctaTGTAGTTTTAGTTTGTTCAGGTTACTGTGGAGAGCAATGAACAGATGAGAAAGGGGGGGgcgggggagaggggggggcaCACTTCAAACAGCAGAGGTCCCTCGAGCCAAGTGGCGACAGCAACATCAAAGCGTTTTGTTTTGGAAGAAAAGTCGCATCAACATTTGTGGCGTCTGCTCCTGCCTGCACACACCTGGAatataatcacattttctttcattctgtcGTATGTAACCATTGGTTGAGACGGATCACATGATCTGCTCTCTGAACACGTCCTTCACAACCCAGCTCCACCAATCATTCATACAGTATGATGCACACAACATGAGTGCagtattttaaaactgaaatttctttctttctttctttctttctttctttctttctttctttctttctttcgttctttctttctttctttctttctttctttctttctttcgttctttctttctttctttcgttctttctttctttctttctttctttcaataaaacattttcctgtGGTCATTCAGGACAGCAGCAATATGGACTGCAGGAGAAAGTGCAAGGGAACAGCAAGGAATGAGATAAATTCCCATGTAAATATGCCCTTTAGGAGTCAGTATTGCATTTTCccatgtttttgtaaatgtaaacagcTTACAGCAGGGCTTGTTTAATGATTATTAATCTGTGCCCATTGGATTAGTATTTCATACTCTTAAATTCGATCAGAGATTTGACTAGATAAATCCAAATGTTCCCTTAAAAGTATAGCACAGTACTTTATGTAATGGATGAATGAACCCACTACAGTACCATTATGTCAAATAGAGATGTTAATTTGTCATTCTGACACGTTTGCAGACTAGTTGTGTTGTGGTTGATTCTAGCTTATCCATGTTGTGATTTTATCATATTCAAAGTTTCAACCGTGGGCCTCGCAGCCAGAGTTGGAGAGTGCAATAAGCTTGGGCAGGACAATAGGAAAAAGGTAAAGTGGAGTTGGCAATAAGCAGGTGGTCATGTGCAAGGACATATGAAGTGACCTCATGCAACGTGGTTCTAGTTTTTCAATACCCTGACATTTCTCTATAGCGAAAATGCCTGGATACTATCACACAATATCCTTTGTATCAATATcctgtagctttatatttataatattcaCCCTTAATTATGTTACTCCGTGTTGTCTGGCGTTTCTAACCTCTTTCaatcaaaagacagaaaaacacttgCTACTTCACCAGGAATATCAGATTTCATTTCTTATCTCACTGAAACAAGGTAGAGGTCAGACTGATGCGTGTCTCTGGACCTGAggcaaaagataaaaatgataaatatgtcttTCTTACAGCCTGTTAATGTCAAATCACTTACCCTGCTGGTTAGGCATTTGATAAAAACAGCTTTGCTTGTCTCTGCTGTCAGTTACATTGTtcttgaaaaacaaatgatcatATCTTTGCCTTAAAGCTTGTTATTGTCGCATTCTGAGCCGAGCAACCGGGACGTTGGATACCAACAAGTAGCCTATCAGTCTTGAGAATCTAATCAGATCCAATTGTGTCCAATAATGTATCTGAGTGTGTGGCATGCACCACGGCAACTGTTATCTGCTTTGTGGTGGTAAAACTGCCCTGTAGGCCAATTGCTGCGTTCAGGTGAGACACTGCAGATCAGTTACTCCCTCTGTCTGAAAGCCTATAAGCGTTTAGGTGCCTCATTACCCACCTCAAACAATATAAACGTCATGTTTGAAGCTCTTTGTTCTGGGTTACAAACAGGAAATTCGGTTAATTATAGACCAGTAGAGACGCCAGACAACAGCACTGCTCCCAGTTAGCGCTACACTGCTCAACATTAGTCCACCTGTCCTCAGCCTATTAAACCCATCAATCTTCCCACCCATCTATCCTTTCTTCCCCCCTCCCAGGTCCCTCTTATCGGTCAAGGCCTATAAGGAGTTTggtcttctcctcctctttcttgcTTTCATTCTTCAGGTCAGCAAACACCTGGGTGAAGAAGTGTGGGTCGGTGTTGATCTGGAGCATCTTGCCGCTCATGCGGTTGATGATCTCCAGGCAGCGGTCCCAGAAGGCTTCCTTCTCTGCCTCGACCAGGAAGGGCTTCAGCGGGTAGGAGATCTCGTTGCCCATGTAGGAGTAGGAGAGGTAGAGGCAGGTGAGCAGCGAGGCCTGCAGCTCGCGCTCTGAGGCCACCTCGGCGGAGACCACATCGCGGCACAGCATGTAGAGGAAGACCACGTTGGCCGGAGTGATGAAGCCCTGATCCTGCCAGCCCTGTAGGAGGAGGGAGCGGTCCACACTGCGCAGCCACAGCACTGGATCTGTCGGGGATAGACGCTTCAGTCTGTAACACCGACGGCACAGGAACTCGCCCAGGCTGCGCATCAGTTCACTGGTGGAGGCCTGGGTTGAGAAAAGGGGATGGAGGGTCagcaaagaagaggaaaaaggaaagagaaaaaagggaaggTAAGAAAGAGGATTGGGGAAAAGAGACAGCAGAGTGTGAATCTCTAGAGATGACAGaatgcttttaatttgatgACAATTTGTCTATGATTACAAAAAACCCCAATAAGAAACCATTAGAATTAGGGTTACCTGGACAATGACACGTTTTGGCGTGCCAGCTGCAGTAGATGGCTGGATCCCAGAGCCTGTGAGGGAATTCTTTTTGGCAGCGACAGTAGCTACGTTAACCAGGGTCTTGGAGGTGGGCAGGTGGGAGgaggtagtggtggtggtggctgagGGGTCCTGGTTGGATGAGTAAGACGAAAGGTTTGCACAGGACTGAGACTTCTTCAGCTTTAGGCTATTAGAGCCTGAATTGGCGGTGGCGACGGCATGGCCATCCGGCGAGCTCCCTTTCCCACCATCCCCGCCATCTGACTGCAGCTTCTTGGAGCCCTTCCTCTTCGCTGATACAGCCACAATGCGTTTCCATGGCAGCACACTGATGATTGAGGGGCGTTTGAGGGATTTtgcagcggcggcggcagcaTCCTTGGCGTTCTTGCTGTTCTGGACTGCTGTGTAGTGGCCCACCGTGGCCGGGCCGTCCTCAAACAGCGCTGCCTTACGGTAGCTAGGGGACAGTGACAGCACAGTACCCATGATGCCTGGCGAGGGTTAGCAAAGGGACACAGGAAGGGTGGAGTGGGGAGCAGTGTGGGGAAAGCTCTTCAATTGGTCAAGACAAAGAGCTTTGAGAGGACCAAAGTGACTCACTTCTGGAGGATGTTGAACCTGTGAGCAAAGAACAGGAAGGAATGGCAATATTCTCCATTATATGTAGTAAACAACGCAGAATTAACTCAATAATAACAAACACATCATTTACATCCAAATTCAGTGTGGATCGACCTGCCTTGATATCTCTTTCCaatgtgtttttgctgtctCCCAGTTACCATGACAACTGAGTAAAAACTCCATCCCCTCTCTTTTGATAAACTACTGTTAGATGAAGGTCAAAGATGAACTGTCATACTCtagttttttcttgtttttgtaaataatgAGCGAGGGGAAAACATATCAAAGTCCGCTTACTAGCTTTTGCTCAGCTTTTAAGTTCATCACAGTCTTCtgagcagatggagtttgctcagttgtcatggagatgccGCTGCCAAGATAACTACTTCAACAGTGCTGTTACTGTCCTCCGGCTACCATGACAACTAAGCAAACTCCATtccctgatgaagaccatgagatgtggttgagaGGCCCAGAAAAACTACTTAGTGGACCttgttttaagattttttttttttctgtttcagaggtTACGCTTAaggttttgcttgtttttgtgaGCAGTGAGTGCGGATGAAACCTATCAAGATTTCAAAAGGTAACTGATTgtatcaaatgaaaatacttaaaCATTTACCTCTGATATAATGTCATGTTGACAGAACATTATGTGTAAAtggttttattatgttttatcacTGAGATTTTTTCTAGATGAAAATTTAATAAGAAATTCTATGGCTACCTAATTTGGTGGCATTCCCTCACACTAGTAATGTAGTGGTCACATAAAGGAGTCTCATGGTTTATTTTCCTGTCACACAAAATGAGCATCCCTGGGTATAAAGGGACCCCAGCAATCATGAACCAAATTTCCATTGGGTTTTAGCCTTAATCTCTATAATTAAATCatgtctctatctctctctacaTACAACATATATTATGCATCCTCGCTCACCATAGCGCGGGCCTGCCGCCACTCTAGCGTTCATCAGTATTATATAAGAACCAAGATAAGGCCACAGAGGCATGAGAAAGAAATGTGCGCAAGCATCCATCTTAGCTTCAAAATGGAAGCCCTGAAAACAGCCCACCCCCCCACAACACAAGGCATCTTCAGAAACAACAGCTGAtgttttcatacacacacacaaacataataaaataaatatgatggTGTCTTCAATGCTTGTATGAGCCATTTTTGAGCAACATAGATCctctaaatatgaaaaataggAGAGCTTTTCTTACACACCTGTACATTAAATGTTGGTGTGTATTTATTGTTAACTGTTGAGCATGTATATTACGCTATTTGGGCCTGCTTTTTAGgctgttttatcatttgaagaGCTGTTTTCATATAAAGCAAAACAATTCGCCATGTTTTCCTACCTTCTAATTAATcgactcttcttgtgaaatccaTGTATCACACCTTGACCCCCTTTGCTGCTGTGCAAATGTGGTCAAAATGTGACTGCTTCCCACCCGTTCTGCTCGGTTTCCACACACCGCGGCCGCCAACGCAAGCTGCCCGGGTTCCAGGGCGTGAAAACGGCTCGGTCCCTGCCAATGTAAACCCCCAGCGTTACAGGCCGACGGGTTTATCTTGTCCCGGTGGGTTActgccttttttcccctcaaatcTTCATTTATAAAAAGTCCCTCGCTCGTCGATGGAAACACAGATACAAAGCAGGTGCGAGATGTGTTTCACTCCTTCGCTCGCTGCGAGTAGGAAGATGTCTTCCATTGAGAACCGAAAATCTATACGGTCACGGTTATTAATGTCCCGCTATGATGCTCACAGCTTGGACAAACCTGCCTCTAACATAAACGAAACAACACATatcgattaaaaaaaaaacctaaatcaaCACAAAAGCGGAAAAttccaagagagagagagaaaaaatggcCACTATGAGTTCCAAAAATAGAAAGCAGCTTATTCCCTATGCAAACCtgcgagagggagagagggagaccCGTTGCTTTGATGCGGGCATCTGCAGTTATTCGGGTTGGATGTGGGAGCGAAATGACGCCTTTTGATTGGCTGCTGCcgggatgctgctgctgctggccgTCGCTGTCGCAGCCGAGCCGCTGAAGCCATTGGCCGCCGACAGGCTCCAGCCTATCGGAGAGAGAGTTCGCTGTCCGAGGTGCTGAACCAGCCGACCAGATGTgttaaagctgctgctgtggaggaggaggaggaggctggcTGCTGAAGACAAGCACGGAGGATTTTGTGAATCAGTCTGAGTAGGCCAAGCCCCTGTGGGTGTTAAATCCGTCTGCAGACAAATGTGTCGAGTTGCTGTcctattattacaactgtgtttcaTCATATTGTCATTCAATATCTGTTCATACACCAGCAACTACTTATGGATGTCCACAGGAGGGGTTGTAGTTGCTGACAATAAACACGTATATCTGCTTGCTTCATTATATTGTGTTCTAAATCATTTAACTGTTTATACACTGCTTACAAATGCTAAATAGAGAgatttaaagtaaagtgttaccagtAAGGTTTTATTGTGCAAATACCTTTTCAAAAAATGCtacagaaaaagtaaaataagaataaaaataaaggaaaacaatTTAACTTGATGCTAAATCATCACAGTATgtagaatgaaaaagaaaatgggacTACTTTTCTCAAATCACACAGATCATAATATACTTCTCCAATGAATATTTTTGATTCAGCCAACCTCAGTGGTCAGAGGAAGCAAACTAGTTCTCAACTGTACCACCAAAGATCTTTAAATTCTAGATAAACCAGATGTAACATATGATATAGGGCCAAACCTGTGTTAAACATGCATACATGAGCTTAATTTCGGCTTTGAACTACTTTTCTTCAATCTTTAATAAAAGCTTACTTTTTCAGATATCACATGACAACACCAATGATTCCTGTAGATATACAGCATATCAACCTCCTCAAAGACCTAGTAAAGCTCAATTTTTTGATCACCTTGTATGTCATCTCCATTCTGTAAAGATTATGAAATACTCCATAGCCCTATTAGTTGTTGAATACAGTATGAAGAATAACCAAGGTCACTgcatattttcagtttattaatAATTGAGCCTATACTCCCAACATAGTCTAAAAGAGACCCAATTGCAATCTCATAAGTCTTAAATTCATCAAGAGAAAAATGTACATGCATTAACTTATTcaagaggtttaaaaaaaactactcatttctttctttctgaaatgtgttatttatattttgctgCATGGTTTATTGCTGATCACCATTTTTAGCACCACATGCTAACCACATTTAATATGTTCTGTTGATCAGACTCAGCTGCTAAAACAACATCATCAGTTTATAACACAATACCCAATTTAGTGTCCTGACTAAATAACTCCCTCTCTGTGTAGAGATTAATCATTcatacatattaaaaaaaaaaagttggagaGTGAAACTCACGTTGTTTAACTCCAAAAGGAGTTTCAAACCAGTcagtaaacatgtaaacattgaTCTCAACTGGCCAACTGTACAAGCTCTGGATTGCTTTAGAAAATCTAATCCAATCAAAAGCCCTTTGATTGtcaatgaaaaatgcaaaagttgGTTTGCTGCTTTGTCAATTCTACTTTTAGAATAATACTACTAAATACTCTAAATAGCCTGTTGTTTGGTATATTAGAATAAAATTTTTAGGCTGTACTAAGAAGGCAGATGCTGCTATAATTGAGGGGTATTCTACAATTTGGTTCTATTTAGAGGGGAATGGAGACAGTGTTCAATTGGTAGACATCCAACTCATATATCCCAGTGGTGCTTAAAGAGTGTTCTGATCAGTGAACAGCAGGTGTCTCAGTTTTTCCTATAATTAGCACCAAGTTATAGCACCCCACTACAGACACATCAATTCTGTGAttctctcttgtctctccaGATGAAATTCATTGTACTAGCAGTGTGTCATCCAGCATCCAGAGGACCACCTGTTATCTACTGGCATTAACACATTGTG contains:
- the LOC137168285 gene encoding cyclin-dependent kinase 5 activator 1-like; this translates as MGTVLSLSPSYRKAALFEDGPATVGHYTAVQNSKNAKDAAAAAAKSLKRPSIISVLPWKRIVAVSAKRKGSKKLQSDGGDGGKGSSPDGHAVATANSGSNSLKLKKSQSCANLSSYSSNQDPSATTTTTSSHLPTSKTLVNVATVAAKKNSLTGSGIQPSTAAGTPKRVIVQASTSELMRSLGEFLCRRCYRLKRLSPTDPVLWLRSVDRSLLLQGWQDQGFITPANVVFLYMLCRDVVSAEVASERELQASLLTCLYLSYSYMGNEISYPLKPFLVEAEKEAFWDRCLEIINRMSGKMLQINTDPHFFTQVFADLKNESKKEEEKTKLLIGLDR